The genomic window cagtcccctctctctcagggagatatctgtacactgactggtgtctctcagtcccctctctctcagggagatatctgttcactgactggtgtctctcagtcccctctctctgagggagatatctgtgcactgactggtgtcactcagtctcctctctcagggagatatctgtgcactgactggtgtctctcagtcccctctctctcagggagctatctgtacactgacttgtgtctctcagtcccctctctctcagggagatatctgtacactgactggtgtctgtcagtccctctctctctcagggagatatctgtacactgactggtgtctctcagtccctctctctcaggagatatctgtacactgactggtgtctctcagtcccctctctctcagggagatatctttttAACGCAccatgtgttaccgggtataacactcctgtatatatattatataataacacaccatgtgttactgggtataacacacctgcatatatattatataataacacaccctgtgttactgggtataacactcctgtatatattatataataacacaccgtgtgttaccggttataacactcctgtatatatattatataataacacaccgtgtgttactgggtataacactcctgtatatatattatataataacacaccgtgtgttactgggtgtaacactcctgtatatatattatgtaataacacaccatgtgttactgggtataacactcctgtatatatattatataataacacaccctgtgttactgggtataacactcctgtatatattatataataacacaccatgtgttactgggtataacactcctgcatatatattatataataacacaccctgtgttactgggtataacactcctgtatatatattatataataacacaccgtgtgttactgggtataacactcctgtatatatattatataataacacaccatgtgttactgggtataacactcctgtatatatattatataataacacaccgtgtgttactgggtataacactcctgtatatatattatataataacacaccgtgtgtaactgggtataacactcctgtatatatattatataataacacaccgtgtgttaccgggtataacactctgtatatatattacataataacacaccgtgtgttactgggtataacgctcctgtatatatattatttaataacacaccgtgcgttactgggtacaacactcctgtatatatattatataataaaccaccgtgcgttactgggtataacactcctgtatatatattatataataacacaccgtgcgttacggggtataacactcctgtatatatattatataataacacaccgtgtgttactgggtataacactcctgtatatatattatataataacacaccgtgcgttaccgggtataacactcctgtatatatattatataataacacaccgtgcgttaccgggtataacactcctgtatatatattatataataacacaccgtgtgttaccgggtataacactcctgtatatatattatataataacacaccgtgtgttactgggtataacactcctggatatatattatataataacacaccgtgtgttactgggtataacactcctgtatagatattatataataacacaccgtgtgttactgggtataacactcctgtatatatattatataataacacaccgtgcgttaccgggtataacactcctgtatatattatataataacacaccgtgtgttactgggtataacactcctgtatatatattatataataacacaccgtgcgttaccgggtataacactcctgtacatacattatataataacacaccgtgtgttaccgggtataacactcctgtatatattatataataacacaccgtgtgttactgggtataacactcctgtatatatattatataataacacaccgtgtgttaccgggtataacactcctgtatatatattatataataacacaccgtatgttaccgggtataacactcctgtacatacattatataataacacaccgtgtgttaccgggtataacactcctgtatatattatataataacacaccgtgtgttaccgggtataacactcctgtatatatattatataataacacaccgtgtgttaccgggtataacactcctgtatatatattatataataacacaccgtgtgttaccgggtataacactcctgtatatatattatataataacacaccgtgtgttaccgggtataacactcctgtatatatattatataataacacaccgtgtgttaccgggtataacactcctgtatatatattatataataacacaccgtgtgttactgggtataacacttctgtatatatattatataataacataccgtgtgttaccgggtataacactcctgtatatatattatataataacacaccgtgtgttaccgggtataacactcctgcatatatattatataataacacaccgtgtgttaccgggtataacactcctgtatatatattatgtaataacacaccgtgtgttaccgggtataacactcctgtatatatattatataataacacaccgtgtgttaccgggtataacactcctgtatatatattatataataacacaccgtgtgttactgggtataacactcctgtatatatattatataataacacaccgtgtgttaccgggtataacacttctgtatatatattatataataacataccatgtgttaccgggtataacactcctgtatatatattatataataacacaccgtgcgttactgggtataacactcctgtatatatattatataataacacaccgtgtgttactgggtataacactcctgtatatatattatataataacacaccgtgtgttactgggtataacactcctgcatatatattatataataacacaccgtgtgttaccgggtataacactcctgtatatatattatataataacacaccgtgtgttaccgggtataacactcctgtatatatattatataataacacaccgtgtgttactgggtataacactcctgtatatatattatataataacacaccgtgcgttactgggtataacactcctgtatatatattatattataacacaccgtgtgttactgggtataacactcctgtatatatattatataataacacaccgtgcgttaccgggtataacactcctgtatatatattatataataacacaccgtgcgttactgggtataacactcctgtatatatattatataataacacactgtgtgttaccgggtataacactcctgtatatatattatataataaaacaccgtgtgttactgggtataacactcctgtatatatattatataataacacaccgtgtgttaccgggtataacactcctgtatatatattatataataacacaccgtgtgttactgggtatcacactcctgtatatatattatataataacacaccgtgtgttaccgggtataacactcctgtatatatattatataataacacaccgtgtgttactgggtataacactcctgtatatatattatataataacacaccgtgtgttaccgggtataacactcctgtatatatattatataataacacaccgtgtgttaccgggtataacactcctgtatatatattatataataacacaccgtgtgttactgggtataacactcctgtctatatattatataataacacaccgtgtgttactgggtataacactcctgtatatatattatataataacacaccgtgcgttactgggtataacactcctgtatatatattatataataacacaccgtgcgttactgggtataacactcctgtatatattatataataacacaccgtgtgttactgggtataacactcctgtatatattatataataacacaccgtgtgttaccgggtataacacttctgcatatatataatataataacacaccgtgtgttactgggtataacactcctgtatatatattatataataacacaccgtgtgttaccgggtataacactcctgtatatatattatataataacacaccgtgtgttactgggtataacactcctgtatatatattatataataacacaccgtgtgttaccgggtataacactcctgtatatatattatataataacacaccgtgtgttaccgggtataacactcctgtatatatattatataataacacaccgtgtgttaccgggtataacactcctgtatatatattatataataacacaccgtgtgttaccgggtataacactcctgtatatatattatataataacacaccgtgtgttaccgggtataacactcctgtatatatattatataataacacaccgtatgttaccgggtataacactcctgtatatatattatataataacacaccgtgtgttaccgggtataacacttctgtatatatattatataataacataccgtgtgttaccgggtataacactcctgtatatatattatataataacacaccgtgcgttaccgggtataacactcctgtatatatattatataataacacaccgtgtgttaccgggtataacactcctgtatatatattatataataacacaccgtgcgttaccgggtataacactcctgtatatattatataataacacaccgtgcgttactgggtataacactcctgtatatatattatataataacacaccgtgcgttaccgggtataacactcctgtatatatattatataataacacaccgtgtgttaccgggtataacactcctgtatatatattatataataacacaccgtgcgttaccgggtataacactcctgtatatattatataatcacacaccgtgcgttactgggtataacactcctgtatatatattatataataacacaccgtgtgttactgggtataacactcctgtatatatattatataataacacaccgtgtgttactgggtataacactcctgcatatatattatataataacacaccgtgtgttaccgggtataacactcctgtatatatattatataataacacaccgtgtgttaccgggtataacactcctgtatatatattatataataacacaccgtgtgttacagggtataacactcctgtatatatattatataataacacaccgtgtgttaccgggtataacactcctgtatatatattatataataacacaccgtgtgttaccgggtataacactcctgtacatatattatataataacacaccgtgtgttaccgggtataacactcctgtatatatattatataataacacaccctgtgttaccgggtataacactcctgtatatatattatataataacacaccgtgtgttaccgggtataacactcctgtatatatattatataataacacaccgtgtgttaccgggtataacactcctgtatatatattatataataacacaccgtgtgttaccgggtataacactcctgtatatatattatattataacacaccgtgtgttaccgggtataacactcctgtatatatattatattataacacaccgtgtgttaccgggtataacactcctgtatatatattatattataacacaccgtgtgttaccgggtataacactcctgtatatatattatattataacacaccgtgtgttaccgggtataacactcctgtatatatattatattataacacaccgtgtgttaccgggtataacactcctgtatatatattatataataacacaccgtgtgttaccgggtataacactcctgtatatatattatataataacacaccgtgcgttaccgggtataacactcctgtatatatattatattataacacaccgtgcgttaccgggtataacactcctgtatatatattatattataacacaccgtgcgttaccgggtataacactcctgtatatatattatataataacacaccgtgcgttaccgggtataacactcctgtatatatattatataataacacaccgtgcgttaccgggtataacactcctgtatatatattatataataacacaccgtgcgttaccgggtataacactcctgtatatatattatataataacacaccgtgcgttaccgggtataacactcctgtatatatattatataataacacaccgtgcgttaccgggtataacactcctgtatatatattatataataacacaccgtgcgttaccgggtataacactcctgtatatatattatataataacacaccgtgcgttaccgggtataacactcctgtatatatattatataataacacaccgtgcgttaccgggtataacactcctgtatatatattatataataacacaccgtgcgttaccgggtataacactcctgtatatatattatataataacacaccgtgcgttaccgggtataacactcctgtatatatattatataataacacaccgtgcgttaccgggtataacactcctgtatatatattatataataacacaccgtgcgttaccgggtataacactcctgtatatatattatataataacacaccgtgcgttaccgggtataacactcctgtatatatattatataataacacaccgtgcgttaccgggtataacactcctgtatatatattatataataacacaccgtgcgttaccgggtataacactcctgtatatatattatattataacacACCgcgcgttaccgggtataacactcctgtatatatattatataataacacaccgcgcgttaccgggtataacactcctgtatatatattatataataacacaccgcgcgttaccgggtataacactcctgtatatatattatataataacacaccgtgtgttaccgggtataacactcctgtatatatattatataataacacaccgtgcgttaccgggtataacactcctgtatatatattatataataacacaccgtgcgttaccgggtataacactcctgtatatatattatataataacacaccgtgcgttactgggtataacactcctgtatatatattatataataacacaccgtgcgttactgggtataacactcctgtatatatattatataataacacaccgtgtgttactgggtataacactcctgtatatatattatattataacacACCTTTAACTCGCCAATCGCTTCTTCCTGCACAGATTTATTTGTCGTCCTTGCCATATTCGCCCTGTCCAGCCTGGTCCTGATGATTCTTGGATGTATCTCTGTCACAAGGGCATTGAACCGAAATCCCGATTTCATGATCAAACTGGCCGGCATTCTCTTCATTTGTTCTGGTGAGTAATCTTCACTGAGGCATGTGCAACTCTGATTGTATCGAGGCAAGACTCTTCTCTGAACTCGCTGCAGCCCCACCGCGGAGCGAGGACCCCCTTTATCCCCTCCGTCTGGGGGCTGGGTTTGACCAACAGGTCCCCAGAGAGGTTGAGGGGACAGTGTCGGACTTACTGTCTGCCCGCCCCCACAGTCTCCCACCGGGGAGctccggtctgggaacgcctcgattttataatcctcatcctcctgttcaaatccctccatggccctcgccccccctccctatctctgtaacctcctccagcccctacaattctcatcctcctcttcaaatccctccatggccctcgtccccccctccctatctctgtaacctcctccagccccgacaattctcatcctcccgttaaatccctccatggccctcgccccccctccctatctctgtaacctcctccagcccctacaattctcatcctcctgttcaaatccctccatgtccctcgtccccccctccctatctctgtaacctcctccagcccctacaattctcatcctcctgttcaaatccctccatggcccctcgccccccctccctatctctgtaacctcctccagcccctacaattctcatcctcctgttcaaatccctccatggccctcgcccccctccctatctctgtaacctcctccagccccgacaattctcatcctcctgttcaaatccctccatgtccctcgtccccccctccctatctctgtaacctcctccagcccctacaattctcatcctcctgttcaaatccctccatggccctcgcccccctccctatctctgtaacctcctccagccccgacaattctcatcctcctgttcaaatccctccatggccctcgcccccctccctactctgtaacctcctccagccccgacaattctcatcctcctgttcaaatccctccatggccctcacccccccctccctatctctgtaacctcctccagcccctacaattctcatcctcctgttcaaatccctccatggccctcgccccccctccctatctctgtaacctcctccagcccctacaattctcatcctcctgttcaaatccctccatggccctcgccccccctccctatctctgtaaccccctccagcccctacaattctcatcctcctgttcaaatccctccatggccctcgccctccctccctatctctgtaaccccctccgaccctccgagatctctgcgctcctccaattccggcctcttgcgtatccctcgattcccatcgctccaccattggcggccgtgccttcagctgcctgggccctgagctctggaattccctccctaaacctctccccctctccctcctccttcgtGCCGAACCCCAGCGTTGACCGCCCGTCCTCGAATCTGCGTCGCGGCGTCTTTTTTTTTTTTGGCGTGTTATTTTCTCCGCTGTGTTAGTCGCTCGCTCCCTCCTCGCTCCGCCTCCCCCTCCGCCACCGACCTTTCCCCTTTGACCTCGACAGGGGTCACCGTGACCGTGACCATCGCCGTCTTCCAGGAAGCCACCAGGATGGTGCTGCGGAGTAACGAGTTGGTGCCCGTGGAGTTCTCCTACATGTGGTCGCTCGCCTGCGCCATCGCGGCTGCCGCCATCGTCGGCCTCGCTGGCGTCTCCTTCCTCCTCGTCGCCTACCCCGGCTGCCTGCGGAAGACCTGTTGCTTCTGTCAAGAGAAGGACGGGAACGCCTGAGGGGGAACCATGAGAGGATTTGCCGGGCggtcggcgggggggggcagtTGGGCGGGGGGGTTGCTCGTGGGGCGATGAGAGAGAGCTGAGATTGAGGGCGAGGGGGAAATCCGAGACGCCGACCGTACGTTGAAATGGAAACTGGGCCTCGGTGAGCTGTTGGTTCGGGAGAGACAGCTGGACGCACTCCGGCCTCTAGCGGTCCTTTGACCGTCCGCTCCCTCCGGTGGCTTGTACGTACCGTCAACGTTGGTGACCGGTCTTGACCGCTCAGGGGGCTCGCTGAACTTTGACTCCCGTTCCTCGGGGCAACAGAAGAAACACGAGGAACAGGAGCGGGAGTTGGCCATGGGgacccccctcgagcctgctccgtcgttcaatcagatcgtggctgatcttcgacctcaactccactttcccgcccgatccccacgtCCCTCGATTCccccgagagtccagaaatccatcgatctcagtcttgaatatcctcgacgactgagcgtccacagccctctgggggagagaattccaaagattcacaaccctctgagtgaagaaattcctcctcatctcagtcttgaatggccgaccccttatcccgagactgtgccccctcgttctagactctccagctcaggggaaacagcctctcagcatctaccctctcaagccccctcagaatcttccatgtttcaatgagatcccctctcattcttccaaacttcaGGGATTatcggcccattccactcaacctctccccacacactggaTGGGAGACCCGTTCACAGATCTGTGCTACTG from Heptranchias perlo isolate sHepPer1 unplaced genomic scaffold, sHepPer1.hap1 HAP1_SCAFFOLD_975, whole genome shotgun sequence includes these protein-coding regions:
- the LOC137320111 gene encoding voltage-dependent calcium channel gamma-6 subunit-like → LFVVLAIFALSSLVLMILGCISVTRALNRNPDFMIKLAGILFICSGVTVTVTIAVFQEATRMVLRSNELVPVEFSYMWSLACAIAAAAIVGLAGVSFLLVAYPGCLRKTCCFCQEKDGNA